tatataaaagaatgtttcactaatcacttatgtttgagttatcagctactgtgaactgccgggaatgccagagtttcagcttctacctcaccaacaaaagagggctgctgtctgcaccttcctgcacttggcagaaaccagttgaggattctgacttctggacatagccagatggatggacccttacctacccctcaccccagttttgtggaaggggccccacagatcttatgtcagcatttgccttatgcccacacatgccatgtgtttacagcatcccctgcttattgaaaaaaaacaaaagggggagatgttggggattattatggcctgggaaagactgcccttccaccagccttgggacaatagaagcccctcccaccttttgacctccaccccttgggaggtgaacacgtgcgtgccaccatgatggggttgtcccgcccacaaagggaagtttcgtgatgtcacttgatgaacgtgacccctagcctatgactgaccctttggccagccccctttccttcccgccattacttctatataagtgcccttccatattaaagtctttgagacgcattccaccaccgcagcgtgtccctgatgccttcctttcgcctccgccctcggtaacatgtggggggaactggggggaggggaagcttcagcaacccgtcctctacttagcgtttgcccaggtgagcacgcctttggccttccgctggcggagggccaggctgggtgctctttcatagagtttgtggttaccattctccccgtgggggggagaaagggggtgtccagaaccccaacacatACCATCTCACAAATTCTGCCTACCTACATCATAAAAGCTGCAACAAAACCAAGGGGTGACTACTGACCTGGTCCCTGTCACACGCTTGTAGTTGTCTTTGGAATGGACCGCAAGAATACTGACTCCTGAGCCAATGTTCACCACCAGCAGGGGGTAAGGGTCATCCAGGTTAAAAGGCATCTTTTGGCATCGCTCAGGTTCAGAGGCATTGGCAAAATAATAGCACTCTGCTTGCCCATTGAAACTGACAGAATCTATGTACAGCAGGCCCTTTACAAGGCAGTCAAGTTCATCCAGTTTGTGTAGATGGAGGTTTCCAATCTGTAAGACAATCAAAGAATAAAACTGTGATCCATTCAATCTTGCCTCAACTTCCAGGCACCTGACAAAATTTCAGTATCATCGGTGACAGGTTGCATTTTCCTGGTTAGTGCCTGATTTCTCAGAGCTTGCCAGCCTCGAGGCTGGGAAGTGTGGTTTTCACCCAGGCAGGGGCCCCACTGACATCCTGTGGCAAGAAGCTGGATGCCACTCACCTGCCCAAGTGGGACAGCACCTCTGTGCCACGGCTGCCCTGTGAGACACTGCTGCAGGGGCAGTAGGAAAGAAGCGTTATCTGGGCGTAACTAAGCATGAATTTACCTGCCAACACATGCAGGAACATCAGGCATTCCGCAACGGCTTTAGCATATATAGTGGACTTGGTAGAACTTACCTCTTCAGTGGAAACACTGTGCCCTTGGTTCAGAGAGGTTTGGGTATTactaccaggatttgaactctacACAAGTGTCTCTACCCCTCGAGCTATGTCACTAGCTGGTTTTCCTCGGGTCTGGCCAGGCCCAGACCACATTCCTATACTTTTGCACagttcagattacaggtgtggcttGTTTAGATGGGGTCTTCTTAGGTTGGTCTTGAACCTTGTTCCTCATGATCTCtactttctgagtagctcagacGACAGGCTTTAGCTGTTTGTGGAGTTTTACCAAGTCCTGTTCAGCATAGTAGAAAAATCATATCACTGATTCTCTCATCAAATAACCTGGCATTTATAGCTTTGGCATCCAAAATTCCTCAAGATTAATCTTGAATACCAATGATAAATTAATACCAAGCTAGATGCTCACATATACGTGCAAGCATTTGGCTAATTCCATGTCTTGTATTTTAACTACACAAAAGCACCTATGAACAATGCCTTTGCATTGCAGTTTGGGTACCTGTATCAAACTATAAATTCATTTTAGGTTAGGAAAGAGcatattaaaacatattttacttTTACCTAGTACTATGGGCTTTAAATTATCATACTCttatccctagctactcaagaagctgagatctgagcgctatggttcaaagccagcccaagcaggtaaATCTGCccttcttatcaccagttaatcaccaaaaagccagaagtggagctgtcattcAATTGACAGAGTACTAGAtggtgtttttgtgtttgttgccagtcctggggcttggacttggggcctgagcactgtccctggcttctttttgctcaaggctagcactctaccacttgagccacagagccacttctggtcttttctatatatgtggcgctgaggaatcgaacccagggcttcatgtatacaagggaagtactcttgcctctaagccatattcccagccccagagtactagtcttgagcaaaaaacaaaaaacaaaacaacaacaacaacaaaaaactcagggaaagcactcaggccccaggattggcatgtgtgcatacacatgctcacacacaaaagctggggtgtggctcaagtgacagagtacttgcTAAACAAGTATGCTGAGCCCCACTATCAtaagttaaaaaacaaagcaaataaaaatatatttaaaatgcccCAGTTGCCAATTTGTGTAATGCATGTTCAAATGACACCAACTGAAATCAAATCAATTATtttccaccaaaagaaaaacaaattgagCTGGAAATATCGCTTGCccacatgcatgaaaccctgggttcgattcttcaagtgtcaacataaacagaaaaagctagaagtggcactgtggctcaagttgtagagtactagccttgagcaaaaagaagctcacggacagtgcccaggcaccaagttcaagccctaggactggcaaaaaacaaaaaactgtagaTGCCAGTTAGCTGCGTCTGAGTATCAAGTAGAAAAGATTGAGCCATTACTTGAATGTATGTGTAGTTTGACTTCTTCTGTAAATGCTCAACCCATACTATAAAATACCTCAAAACTCATTTAGTTATTTTCTTGAACAATGACATTGCCAGTCAGTTCCTAGACActattctttacatttttttttaacacttttgTGGTAGTAGCCGTACTGTTTCctaaaaaagaaatcctcaacTAAATGACTTGTTGGGTTCGGGGATGTCTTCACCTGTCAATCTTACCAGTAAAGCCCAccattataaaaaacaaaaacaaaaaagtaaaaccatggctgggaatatggcctagtggtaaagtgctcaccttgtatacatgaagcctgggttccattcctcagcaccacatacatagaaaaagccagaaatggcactgtggctaaagtggtagagtgctagccttgaggaaaaaaaaaaaagccagggacagtgcaggcctgagtccaagccccaggactggcaaaaaaaaacaacaaaaaaagtaaaaccaaattTTagttgtcggggctgggaatatggcctagtggcaagagcacttgtctcgtatacatgaagccctgggttcgattccccagcaccacatatacagaaaatggccagaggtggcgctgtggctcatgtggcagagtgctagccttgagcaaaaagaagccagggacagtgctcaggccctgagtccaaggtccaggactggcaaacaaacaaattttaGTTGTCCCAAATGCCAATTCTGAACTTATTCTGGAAAGAGAATGGCAGCTTTGCTCCTAAAACACCTATGAGCACTCGACCGCTGTTTTGTCAGATCACTCCAAGACAGGAGCTTTTTTGTACTAGGCAAGTGGGTTTGGGAAGATGGCCCGGGAGGGCTGGCTGTGGGAGCAGAACCTGCATGTGTGTGCAGGGCCACTTACATCAGGCATGGCCGCTGCAGCTCCCTCCGCAGCTTCAGCACCTCCCAAACTCACCAGGTTTTACCACATACCATGGACACCACCACACCCAAACCTAGTCATACACCCACACTTCCTTCATGGGACCCAGGCTCCCAGTTCAAAACTAAACACAGCAAGCCTCAAGGGTTAGTTTCCAAGTCACAGATACCTACTGTGCGAAAATCTTTTTCAAACTTGTAAGCACCACCTCCGGTAGCACATAGCACCGTGTGTAACGTGGAGAAGTTTTTATCTCTTCCCATTTGGATAAAGGTAGGCAGGTCCTGGGTTGGAAATCGGATAAAGTGCAAGTTCCCCCTTCGCCCAAACAGAGTCAAGTCCTTCAGTTCAAGGTGCACATCCCGGACGCCAGTGGACCCATAGGCCACGTTAGAGGTCAGGTATTTCCGAATACTTTTCAAGCTCTCTAcctcctcttgctcttcctctgCAGTGATGTCAACGGGTTCAAAATACGAGAGCTTCACTAGAGTCCCCCCGATGTCCATGCCAAACCATGGGAAAGCTGCAAATGTGAGAAACACGTGCATATTAGAAACTAATTAGCCACCCTGAACTAGGCATTCAGTCACCAACAGTTATTAGGTAAAGCACACCTTCCATGTGTAACTTGGGTTTTCCTTCAGCTTTGTGCATTTTCTAAAAAACAGGACACACAGGGATGGCTCAGAGCCTTTCAATTCATGGTCTAGAtgtgtttgtcttgttttttttttggtggtggtcctggggcttgaactcagggcctaggcactgttcctgaggttttcttgctcaaggctagcactttaccacttgagccagagcatcacttctagctttttctgcttacacggtactgaggaattgaatccagggcttcatgcatgctaggcaagcattctgccactgagccacattcccagctgataGATATGTTTTACTTATAATGGGAAGAATTTGAGGCAGCAACTAAGATATCACCTGGGGCTTGGAACATCtgtttctatgttttgttttgtgccagtcttgggccttggactcaggacctgagcactgtccctggcttcctttttgctcaaggctagcactctgccatttgagccacagcaccacttctggctgttttctgtatatgtggtgctggggaattgaacccagggcttcatgtatacgacacatgcactcttgccactaggccatattccccagcctctgtttctatgttttaATATGATTAGATTGTCCTGCAATCCATCTAGTAGCCCACGGGAGAAGTACCTCCTTAAGACGTCTTTTTGCTCTCTCGGTGCTGGTTTCTCTGGCACCTCTGGTTAATTATGGCGGAGGTGTGGCTTGTCCTGGACAAGCACGTTTGGGCTGCACAGCCCTTTAGGCGTGCAACCTGCCGCTTGGTgagctgggctgtgtgtgtgactCTGGAGAATCCATTAAGCTCCCTGGATAGTACTTTCAGCTCCCTTCAGGGAATAATTATTGAATATCTCTTCTCCATCAGGGAACCAAAACGTAAAATGAGTAAAGCTCCTTCCCTCAAGGAGTTGACTGCAGCAGGGGAATATAAACATGAGAGCACAAGGAGACAGAACAGATCGAATGCAGTGTGGGCCAACAGATAAGTGCTGCATCTAGGCTCTGTTTGAATGCAAGCAATCCTAAACACATCAGAAGGTGAAGACCCACGGCTGATGTAATCAGAGAATGGAATTCCTTTTACAGATACTTTAATATTCTCAGCAAGAGAGCTGCAGACTAGCTGCCTTGGCGGCAGACTGCAGGACAAGAGGAGCTCATGATGTCAAGTACGGCTGTGGCACCCTCAATCTGCAGAAGACAAAAGCTTTCCTAATGCCTGGGCCCTTACTCCAGAAACAATAACCTCTACAAGTGCGCCTTCTGTTATATTAACCGCTAAGGTAGAGGCtcagaaataatttcatacttaAATAGGGCACtgttgtgacacaagtggtagagcatctggctGAGCAAGTGtggggtccagagttcaaaccccagtactgctgaaATAATAATACTTAAGCCACATGGGTTCTAGAATGCCTTGCAACAAAATACACTTAACAGTTTTGTTGTCAAGGAAGAAAGTAATGTTTTCGGGGAACAGTCTATACTtctatttttattccttctttacTACTTGATATGTGTATACCATTAGAAAATAGGAAACGTGACGAAAAACGAGCCTACATATGTTTTAGAATGCACACGTTTACTAATTAGCTGTGATTTTGAATGTGCAGGAGGAATAATTCTCACTGTTTTTCTGaagaacttgaattttttttcggAGAGGACTTTACTTTCACGCCTGGATGCTGACCCTCCTTACAAATGACCAGTGGtaagaaagaagcagaagaaacggatttttttttcaagttttgtgGAGTGGCTAGCTATGAAAGCCATCCTGAAAGTGATGGTGATCACTTACAAAAACCATTGACCGATAGAGTCCTGAGTGAATTCTTCAGTTTATTTATGAAATCTAGAGTTTCTGCTGTAAGAGTCTGATGTGTTTCCTGGCGCTTACCCTTCACTCTCTTCAAATAGCATTTAGTAGCAAGAAACAACACCAACATTGAGGAGAATGGACACCGACACCAAGAATGTTTACTTGGATAAGCACACTTAAAAGAGATTCCTTTAGAACCGTCTCAAGTCTATTGAGGATACATGTAATTAGGGACTTTCTGATGAGCAAGAGATATAAAACCAATGAATCCTCTGACACTTCCTAACCAAGATGAATTGTTTGACCTACACTCTATTCTAGATTTTGTGGGGTAGGTGGAAATCACTTGCCACATAAAGTACATCTTGGCACGGGAAATTTTCTACAAGGTGACATTAAGCTAAAGACTTTTATTTTCCAAACTTCAATATTGgggatgaacccagggccttgggcatggtTCTCAATAAtccttataaataaataaaaaccgtGGCATTTTGAAGTACACTAATATCTACCTTCACTCCTTAGTTTTGGGTAAAGTTTTATTAGTAAATCACTTGTTGTGACTGGAAGTTGTTAGAAACCATTACCTCCAAAAGCACCTAATTATCTACTAGAGGTGATCATCTTTTACatgacagataaacttacaaacaagtcGATCAAATTACATAGAAGCAAACTATACATTAATGCTATATATACAATTAGCAGTGCTTAACACAAACTAAGTTCCTCAATACCTGGCTCACCAAAGCACAGATACCAAGCCTGCATTACATCACAGGTAACTATATCTCATCATCTTTTACTATCACTTTGTTAATCCTGTTCCACTGTCATGCAGGTAAGCACAACACAAGCTGAAAACCTGAAGAAGTTGTGTCAGTCAAGGTAAAGGGTTGAGTTAACACATACTTCGAAGGCTAGGCTTTTGGTTATACAAATTGAATGATCAAAGCAACTCCCTATGAAACTTTCCGGTTAATATCTACATGTGCTTTATGATCTGGTAAAATACGTGCAGTGTATCTAGGAGTAATGTTGGAAGCCCAAGGCAAGTACTTAACCAGAAAGATTTACAGTCACCTCTAGTTTGGCTAGATCAGTTGAAGAATGCTGTGCACATAAGGACCCTACAGGCACTAGGTGCCAAACAATTGTTcaactattttaaaaagacagattgtgtttttaaatagttcattaaaaaaaaaacaacccacaaggggctggtggtgtggctcagttggcacatcactagccaatgagtgaaagctgCGGGTACCAAGTTCCAGCCAcagtctcagacctaaaacaaacaaaaaaaacccagagtgAAGTGTGTCTTTAGCTAACTCAAATGGACTTTTAAAAAGTCGAGCAACATTTTCCAGTTGTATTTCCAGAGCGGACTATCTCCTTTCCCAACACAGGAGGAGACAATCTGTATTTCTTACAATGGAGAATTAGCAGACCTTTAAGCTGGGAACCTTTGGTCTTCTAAAGTCACATTAACTGACCAGCGCTTCTGCACGCTTTAATGGCAACCTTTGTTCGAGGCGCTCAAGACTGTGCTCACATCGGGCTATTATTTTACCCGAACCTAAGCATTCAGGCCACCATGCAGACAGCAAAAACAACTCCCAGCATGCTTGAGCGAGAACGTGGGTACGTCGCGAACACTTCTCACCCAGTGGGAGCCCCAGGCAAACGGGAGAAAGCCGTGTGCCTCGCGGGAGCTGTTGCAGGGCTCGAGTTCACTCCACCCGGCAGGTGTGGATGGAGGCCGAGGAGGGGCGAGGCGAGCGGCCCCGCCCGCCGCTGGGGTTGAACTCCGGGAACTCACCGGTGGCTGTTCACTCACAGATAAGGCCGGCCGGCCGGGGGGCGCCAGGCCCGGGCGTCCCCGGGGTCGCCCTCCGTCTCCAGCGCGGCCCTTCCCGGCGTGCGGGGGCCCGCGGGGCCTCTCGgcacgggggcggggagggcggcccgCACGGCGACCCACGACGGGCGCGGGGATCCGCTCcgcgcgccccgcggccccgggccccTCGCGGTGGGCGCCGCCCGTCGCCCGGCTTCCATTTCGGACGCGTCCCGGAACCGGCCGCGGCGGCGGGACGTCTCCGCGGGGCCCGCTCGGGCTccccgggcccggccgcccccgGCTCCCGGCCCCCGGCCCGACTCCGCGGCGCGAGCGCGGCGCCCGCCCCGGCCGGCCCCCTCCCGTCCCGGCGGCCCCGCCGCAGCCCCAGCGCGCCTGCGCGCGGGCCCCGCGACCTCCgacctccgccccccgccccgcgccccgccgccccgcgccgcgccccggtCCTCACAGGGCTTCTTGGCATCCTTGATCTTCATGGCGGCGGCCGGAGCGGCGGGAGGCTGCCTCGGGGCCGGGCTCCGGGCGGACTGCAGGCGGACGGGGCCGCGCGGCGAGGCCCGGCCGGTTCCTCCCCTcagcccgggcggggcgggcccagggcggggcggcggcgcctGAGGCGACgcccggcccggggggggggcggccgggacCGAGCGAGCTGGGGAAGGCCGCCGGCCTCGCCGCTCCGGGGCCCCCCCGCAGCTGCTCCGAACAAAAGGCCCCGGTGccccgagccgccgccgccgccgccgccgccgcactgAGGAGTCGCCCGCCCGGGCCGCGCGCTCACGTGACGCGAGCCCCCTCCAGGCCCGCTCCTCGAGGCGGCTGCTGGGAGTTGTAGTTTACCTCGTCCGGAGACGCCACTCTTTGGCTACAGCTGCGCGTACAGACTACAAAGCCCAGGTTGCACCGCGGCCCTCTTCTCTCAGTCCCCGCCCCCTACCCCCCCGCAGCTTCCGAGATCGCCCCAGAGTGGTCCCAGAAGGAAGTGGGCGGGGCTTTAGTCACGCCAGCGCCCAGGCCGCCAATGGCGGCTGGTGGGGGCGTGGCGGGGGCGTGGCGGGGGCGTGGCGGGCCGgcccggggccgcggcgggccCGGGAGGGCGGGCTGCCCGCGGGGCTGGCGGGCGggtcgccgccgccgctgccctcGGGGGCCCCGGGCTTCCGGGGGAAGCTGGCATTCGCGCCACCGAGAGCCCGGAGCTCAGGGTTGTGAGTTCCCGAGACGccgccagtgctgggcttgacgTGATGAcgataatgataataacaataataaataatggaGATGATGATGGTAACCGTCATCATGACAATGATGAAGGTGATGAAGGCGCCGCGCGGCAGCGCCCGTGCGGACAGCAGCCCGGTGCTCGCCGCGCTGTGCCCTGCCCTAGCCAGCCactgcgcccccgccccggccgccgctcAGTGGGCCGCGGGTTCCGTGGGAGCGCTTGCCAGCCTGGTCCCCGGATGAGGGGGAAACCGAGGAAGGCTAGGTGCCCCAGCCCCACAGCCAAGCGAGGACCCCCCTCCGCGCGCCCCAGAACGGGAAGGGGTGCCCCCCCCGGGGACTTGGGGCACTCTGCCCAAGCCAGGAATTCAGAGACTTGGACACCAGATGGCCGGGGGgccaggggggccgggggggggccagCTTGCTGTTGTGCCTTCCAGCGCCTTGCAGGGGAGGGTCCCCTGCGGTGGCCCATCGCCTTTTGCCCGCCAAAAGCCAAGGATATTCCTGGACATACAACATAATACAGGCAGACGACCTGGGGCACCGGAGGGGAGGCATACGTGTCTGCCCCATGACCGTtccaaagggtgtgtgtgtgtgtgtgtgtgtgtgtgtgaactttggGCCAGGGGCTGCCCCCCAGCTCTTGTGCCCAAGGCACACTTCACTTCTCCCACCAGAAGGCCCCTCCGGGGCTCTTATCTTTACAATGCCCAGAGTAAACTTTCTCCCATATAGTTCCAAGCCTGACACTCCCGGCTCTGAAATCTTTGCAAGATGTCTGTTAATCTTTGGACAAAGTCCCAACCCTTTAGCTTGTTTTGCAAGAGGCTTTAtgacctggcttcaaaccctctAATTGCTTtgaattgcttaaaaaaaaaataaaagcaaactgtTGTCCTGGGTGTGCTCTGCTAGGCCCTGCGGgggctggatctcagccttcctgactCTGGCTCATTCCACGGCCCACACTGGCCAGCTTGCTCCCCAACATGCCTCAGGCCTTATGCACCTGCTTGTCCTTCTGCTCCCAACACTcagccctgagttcttttgccagGCTCCTCAAACTTCCCAAGTCAACTTCGTTAAAAACAGCCTtccttggactgggaatgtggcttagcagtagagtgctcatctaacatgaagccctgggttccattccaatagaaaaagctggaagtggtgctgtggctcaagtggtagagcggtagccttaaaagaaagaagctcaaggacagtgccctgagttcaagccccaggaccggcaagaaaagaaaacagccttCCCTACTATCTGtctgcttcacacacacacaccaaacagccaggcactggcgctcacacctataaccctaggtaCTACTCAGAAGGTTCAGATTTGAAGgtcaaagctcaaagccagcctgggcaggaaagtccaagagattcttatctccaactaatcaccaagagCCATGCGTGGAGCTGTGTATTTTCCTTGGATGAAAAAGCTCagtgcagtgcccaggccctatatTCAGGCCCCAGcattagcacaaaaacaaaaacacacataacatacatattctctctctctctatctatatacatatatatacacacccacccacacatatatacatatatatcctcccctccccaacttcctcttttgttacttttgtagaggtgtgtgtgtttgggttgttgggtttaaactcaagagCCTTGTGTTTGTTGGTCTGGAACTCTAGTTGAACCGCATCTCCAGCACCGTTTTTTGCTGGCTGATCGGAGTTGGGAGTCCAgcagactgttctgcctgggctggcctccgaCCCAGTGCACTACTGCAGACCTCGGTGTCGTGGGGAGCCAGGGTTCCGGGCATGAACCCTCAGCCCCTGCCTTCCTACCAACTTCCACAGCACTGCCCTTCTTTACCTGCGGGCTCCCCGAAAGCCGCAGCCCTGTGTGCCAGGGTGACTCACGAAGCAGCTCCTGGCgggtggcaggcaggcagagactcAGAATGGTCGCCTCCCGCATTTGGGATCCAAGGCTCAGCGTGGCTGGGGGACTGAAGTGACAGACAGGGCCAAGGCGGGGTGGCCCCCGAGCCCCTGCGTGAACGCCGGCTCGGGGCAGCGGCTTGGGAGGTCGATCGGGGCCATGCCACCTGCACCAAAAGCACTTGCCACAAAGGAAAGACCCACAGGACAGCATGCCTAGAAATGTCGTCAGCATCTACCCCGTCCCTCGTCCTGCGTGGGGCCAGCTGCACCCCACACTGGGACACGGCCCTGGCTCCCTCCTGCCCCTTCTGTGCGGCGAGGCGCAGCCGTGATTTCTGCCTGCCGTCCCGGGCTCCTGCGCCGGGCTCCCATTCTGAGAAGGCGATTCGCAAccaagttttggggtttttttttagtcTTGGATGAGCCCCAGGTTGGGAATTTTCACAGCGCTCTCAGCTCCAGAAAGCTATTCTGGCTGGCGAGTTGGCAAAGCCCGGATTTCCCAAGTGGAATTATGACACGGTCCTGGTTCTCCGTTCTGTCCTGAGCTGCCCCCACCGTCTTGCGAGCTCGAAACCCCGTCAGCAGGCCGCCCGCCAGGGGCTCGCAGACACCTGCGCTGTGACC
The Perognathus longimembris pacificus isolate PPM17 unplaced genomic scaffold, ASM2315922v1 HiC_scaffold_5659, whole genome shotgun sequence genome window above contains:
- the LOC125345405 gene encoding pantothenate kinase 3 isoform X2 produces the protein MKIKDAKKPSFPWFGMDIGGTLVKLSYFEPVDITAEEEQEEVESLKSIRKYLTSNVAYGSTGVRDVHLELKDLTLFGRRGNLHFIRFPTQDLPTFIQMGRDKNFSTLHTVLCATGGGAYKFEKDFRTIGNLHLHKLDELDCLVKGLLYIDSVSFNGQAECYYFANASEPERCQKMPFNLDDPYPLLVVNIGSGVSILAVHSKDNYKRVTGTSLGGGTFLGLCSLLTGCESFEEALEMASKGDSTQADKLVRDIYGGDYERFGLPGWAVASSFGNMIYKEKREAVSKEDLARATLVTITNNIGSVARMCAVNEKINRVVFVGNFLRVNTLSMKLLAYALDYWSKGQLKALFLEHEGYFGAVGALLGLPNFS
- the LOC125345405 gene encoding pantothenate kinase 3 isoform X1; translation: MKIKDAKKPSFPWFGMDIGGTLVKLSYFEPVDITAEEEQEEVESLKSIRKYLTSNVAYGSTGVRDVHLELKDLTLFGRRGNLHFIRFPTQDLPTFIQMGRDKNFSTLHTVLCATGGGAYKFEKDFRTIGNLHLHKLDELDCLVKGLLYIDSVSFNGQAECYYFANASEPERCQKMPFNLDDPYPLLVVNIGSGVSILAVHSKDNYKRVTGTSLGGGTFLGLCSLLTGCESFEEALEMASKGDSTQADKLVRDIYGGDYERFGLPGWAVASSFGNMIYKEKREAVSKEDLARATLVTITNNIGSVARMCAVNEKINRVVFVGNFLRVNTLSMKLLAYALDYWSKGQLKALFLEHELLKIIQGYFGAVGALLGLPNFS